The following coding sequences lie in one Paroedura picta isolate Pp20150507F chromosome 10, Ppicta_v3.0, whole genome shotgun sequence genomic window:
- the PPID gene encoding peptidyl-prolyl cis-trans isomerase D produces the protein MSPAAALAKPSNASNPRVFLDVDIGAERVGRIVFELFADIVPKTAENFRALCTGEKGIGPTTGKPLHFKGCPFHRIIKKFMIQGGDFSNQNGTGGECIYGGKFEDENFHYKHDQPGLLSMANAGQNTNGSQFFITTVPTPHLDGKHVVFGQVIKGMGVVKLLENVDVKGEEPVKSCVIAECGELKEGDDWRASPMDGSGDTHPDFPEDSDMDFMETDKILSVAEDIKNIGNIFFKSQNWAVALKKYSKSLRYIEASLAVGKEDSAKLNAAALTCYLNIAACKLKLAEWQDAIENCAKVLDLDPTNTKALYRRAQALEATRDYDQALATLQQAQGIAPQDKAIQMEVQKIKQKIKNQKEKEKAAYAKMFA, from the exons ATGTCTCCCGCGGCTGCGCTGGCCAAGCCCTCCAACGCGAGCAACCCCCGCGTCTTCCTCGACGTGGACATTGGGGCCGAGCGAG TTGGCCGAATTGTATTCGAATTGTTTGCTGACATTGTACCTAAAACTGCTGAGAACTTCCGTGCGTTATGTACTGGAGAGAAAGGTATTGGACCCACAACTGGAAAGCCTCTTCATTTTAAAGGATGCCCCTTCCATAGGA TCATCAAGAAATTTATGATCCAGGGTGGAGACTTCTCAAATCAAAATGGAACAGGAGGAGAATGTATATATGGCGGAAAATTTGAAGATGAAAACTTCcattacaag CATGACCAGCCAGGCTTGCTCAGCATGGCAAATGCAGGACAGAACACAAATGGTTCCCAGTTCTTCATCACAACTGTACCAACCCCTCACCTTGATGGGAAACATGTAGTCTTTGGACAGGTGATCAAAGGCATGGGTGTTGTAAAGCTTCTAGAAAATGTTGATGTAAAAGGAGAAGAACCTGTTAAG AGCTGCGTTATTGCAGAATGTGGAGAGCTAAAGGAAGGAGATGATTGGAGAGCTTCACCAATGGATGGTTCTGGAGATACTCATCCTGACTTTCCTGAAGATTCTGATATGGACTTCATGGAG acTGACAAGATTTTATCTGTAGCAGAAGATATAAAAAATATAGGCAACATATTCTTCAAATCCCAGAACTGGGCAGTGGCACTAAAGAAGTATAGCAAGTCTTTAAG ATATATAGAAGCTTCTCTTGCTGTAGGGAAGGAAGATTCAGCAAAGCTGAATGCTGCAGCTTTGACTTGCTATCTAAATATTGCTGCATGCAAACTGAAACTAGCAGAGTGGCAAGACGCAATTGAAAACTGTGCTAAG GTTCTGGACCTTGATCCTACAAACACTAAAGCACTTTACAGAAGGGCTCAGGCTTTGGAAGCTACACGAGATTATGATCAGGCAttg gcTACGCTCCAGCAGGCTCAAGGCATAGCTCCTCAAGATAAAG CTATCCAAATGGAAGTacagaagataaaacagaagataAAGAAccagaaggaaaaagagaaggcaGCTTATGCAAAGATGTTTGCTTAA